Proteins from a genomic interval of Paenibacillus sp. FSL H8-0048:
- the hflX gene encoding GTPase HflX, producing MEPVQQKAVIVGMQLQNDTNFAYSMEELRNLAAACEIEVVAELSQKSSRVNPSHYIGTGKIQELALLMEQHEAPVVIFNDELSPSQIRNLESSLDRQVIDRTILILNIFASRAKTKEAQLQVEVAQLQYMLPRLSGLRESLGRQGGGAGLKNRGAGETKLELDRRRIEERISALQLELQTQVARRQIQRKQRHKNEVPVVCLVGYTNTGKSSLMNTLVETYHPGSGKGVLAKDMLFATLETSVRSIVLPDHKTFLLTDTVGFVSQLPHHLVKAFRSTLEEVTEADLLIHVVDIADPQHEQHMAVTNETLKALGADGIPTLYAYNKADLREEPYPQVEENSVTLSAKKNRGIAELVTLIRSRIFTDYVQCEILVPFDRGSIVSYFNEHADVQSVSYEEQGTRLKLECRTADYERFRDDFIELPQ from the coding sequence ATGGAACCCGTACAACAGAAAGCCGTTATCGTCGGCATGCAGCTGCAGAACGATACGAACTTCGCTTATTCGATGGAGGAGCTGCGTAATCTGGCAGCCGCCTGCGAGATTGAGGTCGTGGCTGAGCTTAGCCAGAAATCCAGCCGGGTGAACCCGTCGCATTACATCGGTACCGGCAAAATCCAGGAGCTGGCGCTGCTGATGGAGCAGCATGAAGCGCCGGTCGTTATTTTCAATGATGAGCTGTCTCCCTCCCAGATCCGCAATCTGGAGTCATCGCTGGACCGCCAGGTCATTGACCGGACCATTCTGATTCTGAATATCTTCGCCTCGCGGGCGAAGACCAAGGAAGCCCAGCTGCAGGTAGAGGTCGCTCAGCTGCAATATATGCTGCCCCGCCTGAGCGGACTGCGTGAGTCTCTCGGCAGACAGGGCGGCGGGGCCGGCCTGAAGAACCGGGGAGCCGGGGAAACGAAGCTGGAGCTGGACCGCAGACGGATTGAAGAGCGGATCTCCGCATTGCAGTTAGAGCTGCAGACGCAGGTCGCAAGGCGCCAGATCCAGCGTAAGCAGCGGCATAAGAATGAGGTACCTGTGGTCTGTCTGGTCGGCTACACCAACACCGGCAAGTCCAGCTTAATGAACACCCTGGTCGAGACCTATCATCCCGGTTCGGGCAAAGGCGTGCTCGCCAAGGATATGCTGTTCGCGACGCTTGAGACCTCGGTGCGCAGCATCGTGCTGCCTGATCACAAGACCTTCCTGTTAACCGACACCGTAGGCTTCGTCAGCCAGCTGCCCCATCATCTGGTGAAGGCGTTCCGTTCGACCCTGGAGGAGGTAACGGAAGCCGATCTGCTGATTCATGTCGTCGATATTGCCGACCCGCAGCATGAGCAGCATATGGCTGTAACGAATGAGACCCTGAAGGCGCTGGGCGCTGACGGAATCCCTACTCTGTACGCCTACAACAAGGCTGATCTTAGGGAGGAGCCTTACCCGCAGGTGGAGGAGAACTCTGTAACCCTGTCTGCTAAGAAAAACCGCGGGATCGCCGAGCTGGTCACTCTGATCCGCAGCCGCATCTTCACCGACTATGTACAGTGTGAGATTCTGGTCCCGTTCGACCGGGGCAGCATTGTCTCCTACTTTAATGAACATGCCGATGTGCAGTCCGTCAGCTACGAAGAGCAGGGCACACGCCTGAAGCTGGAATGCCGGACCGCCGATTACGAGCGGTTCAGAGATGATTTTATAGAGCTGCCGCAATAA